The stretch of DNA TAATTTGTTGCTCATCAAAGTCAATACCTTCCGCCTTTAAAAGAAACTCTATTTGTTCTATATATGCTTTCAAATTTGGTTTATCATATATGCTTACAATTGGCTCACTATTTCGCATGTCTTTGTTTTCCAATAAATAAGAACTACTATTCTTTAATTTATTTATAAAATAATATTCAATAAAATCAATTGTCATCGCATCAAATGAATTATTATCTGTTACAAACATAATACAAAAAGACCAAAAGACCTTTGACTTATCATGTGATAACATTCTATTGGCACCATTTCTTGATTGTCCAATATAGACTTTTGTTATCTCATTATCTTCTGCCTCATTAAATAAAAAATAGACGGCATAATTTGTACCAGACTCCAATCTTTCAACCTCTTTAATGTTTTCACGAGTAAAATAAAATGCCCTAATTTGATTAGTCCTATCCTGAAACATTTTAAATGAAGAAGCCTTTCTACTATCCGGATATAAATATGTTATAGTCTTTTGCAAAATGTCCCCCCCTTTTTATAGAATCGCTCCCTCAGCCAATCTTTCACATACACTTTAATCATCATCCGACTGAAAAGCAACTTCAATGGAAATCTTCTATTCCGCACCATGGGGCAATTCCTTAATAAAAAAGGTATTACCCTGGAAATAAGCCACAAGTCCCCAAAACTGCTAGTAAAGAACCTGTCCCCTCGCCCCGCACCCTTAACAACCCAACCCGCATCTTGTTCATCCCGGACCTCAGACACTTTTTCCTTCCCCGTTTTCCTAGGCACCGTTTCCGATGTAACAACATTTTCAGATTGACCATTCCCTTTTGTTTACTGCATACGCTCATCAAGGAAATCCCGTCCCTTCGGTTCACTTTTCCCTGGCAAATAAAAAGGGACCACTACCAAGAGAGTCTGAATTATTCCCTGTAATTCGTTCAATATTTCCTAGGTCAACTTTTTCCTTTCAATACATTCCTCCTCAGACCGATTCCGAAAAACTAACCATACCCTTTGTACAAAATTTTTAGCGGATGAATCGCCAGCCCCTTCCCTCATTTCAAACCGAGCCATTCTCTTGGCTCTCGGGGCTAACTGACGCTCGCTCTTAACAACCG from Clostridia bacterium encodes:
- a CDS encoding GIY-YIG nuclease family protein, giving the protein MFQDRTNQIRAFYFTRENIKEVERLESGTNYAVYFLFNEAEDNEITKVYIGQSRNGANRMLSHDKSKVFWSFCIMFVTDNNSFDAMTIDFIEYYFINKLKNSSSYLLENKDMRNSEPIVSIYDKPNLKAYIEQIEFLLKAEGIDFDEQQIIENSKFYYPKNKRYQAKISIKEGKFILHAGSLIKGPIESSKNWSDKGKFYNRYSEIIESLLKDSKVLKKDNFYETLVNLSFKSPSMVAALVSGRAENGWLFFEELNDLRDTDKKI